From a single Planctellipticum variicoloris genomic region:
- the def gene encoding peptide deformylase, translated as MEIVQYPHPALRWKSKPVQEINADLRKVVAEMFELMYASKGIGLAANQVALPWRLFLINLTGDPAEKDEEFVFLNPEILRRKGTVEGEEGCLSFPGLYGPVRRASDIVVEAFDLSGEAFEFTLDDLGARAVQHEADHLDGVLFIDRMIDSARRSADPMIADFESRFRKLQAEGKTPGDEELKRQLAELEPK; from the coding sequence ATGGAAATCGTTCAGTATCCGCATCCGGCCCTGCGCTGGAAGTCGAAGCCAGTTCAGGAGATCAACGCCGATCTGCGCAAGGTCGTGGCGGAGATGTTCGAGCTGATGTACGCCTCCAAGGGGATCGGCCTCGCCGCCAATCAGGTGGCGCTTCCCTGGCGGCTGTTTCTCATCAACCTCACGGGCGACCCCGCCGAGAAGGACGAGGAATTCGTCTTTCTCAACCCCGAAATCCTCCGACGCAAGGGGACGGTGGAAGGCGAAGAAGGTTGCCTGAGCTTTCCAGGGCTCTACGGCCCCGTCCGTCGCGCATCCGACATCGTCGTCGAAGCCTTCGATCTGAGCGGCGAGGCGTTCGAGTTCACGCTCGACGACCTCGGCGCCCGCGCCGTCCAGCATGAGGCCGATCACCTCGACGGCGTCCTGTTCATCGACCGCATGATCGACTCCGCCCGCCGCAGCGCCGATCCGATGATCGCAGACTTCGAATCCCGCTTCCGCAAACTCCAGGCGGAAGGCAAGACGCCGGGCGACGAGGAACTGAAGCGACAGCTCGCAGAGCTGGAACCGAAGTAA
- the ahcY gene encoding adenosylhomocysteinase: MSTATQKKLPYKVKDMSLAEWGRKEIQLAENEMPGLMALRAKYGASKPLKGARIAGCLHMTIQTAVLIETLTALGAEVQWSSCNIFSTQDHAAAAIAATGVPVYAWKGMNNEEFDWCIEQTLYFPDGQPLNLILDDGGDLTVMVHDKFPELLGGIKGLSEETTTGVHRLYHMHKEGRLAVPAINVNDSCTKSKFDNLYGCRESLADGIKRATDIMIAGKVVVICGYGDVGKGSADAMKGLGARVVVTEIDPICALQASMEGFQVTTLEEVAPFADIFVTATGCEGVIRREHLDAMKNDAIVCNIGHFDSEIEVAYLTGRKDIQKIEIKPQVDRFVFPDGKGIIILAEGRLVNLGCATGHPSFVMSNSFTNQTLAQLALWTEPDKYEVGVHRLPKELDEEVARLHLDKLGVKLTKLTPKQAEYLGVPVNGPFKPDHYRY; this comes from the coding sequence ATGTCGACGGCGACTCAGAAGAAGCTCCCGTACAAAGTCAAGGACATGTCTCTGGCCGAGTGGGGTCGCAAAGAGATCCAGCTCGCCGAGAATGAAATGCCTGGCCTGATGGCGCTCCGCGCCAAGTACGGCGCTTCAAAGCCGTTGAAGGGCGCCCGGATCGCCGGCTGCCTGCACATGACGATTCAGACGGCGGTGCTGATCGAGACGCTGACGGCGCTCGGGGCCGAAGTCCAGTGGTCGAGCTGCAATATCTTCTCGACGCAGGACCATGCGGCCGCCGCCATCGCCGCCACGGGCGTGCCGGTCTACGCCTGGAAGGGGATGAACAACGAAGAGTTCGACTGGTGCATCGAGCAGACTCTCTACTTCCCGGACGGTCAGCCGTTGAACCTGATTCTCGACGACGGCGGCGATTTGACCGTCATGGTGCACGACAAGTTCCCCGAGCTGCTCGGCGGCATCAAGGGGCTGTCGGAAGAAACCACGACCGGCGTGCATCGCCTGTATCACATGCACAAGGAAGGCCGTCTGGCTGTTCCCGCCATCAACGTCAACGATAGCTGCACCAAGAGCAAGTTCGACAACCTCTACGGTTGCCGCGAGTCGCTCGCCGACGGCATCAAGCGCGCGACCGACATCATGATCGCCGGCAAGGTGGTCGTGATCTGCGGCTACGGCGACGTAGGCAAGGGGAGCGCCGACGCGATGAAGGGCCTGGGGGCCCGCGTGGTCGTGACCGAGATCGACCCGATCTGCGCGCTGCAGGCCTCAATGGAAGGCTTCCAGGTGACGACGCTGGAAGAAGTCGCTCCATTCGCCGACATCTTCGTCACCGCCACCGGCTGCGAAGGGGTCATCCGTCGCGAGCACCTCGACGCGATGAAGAACGATGCCATCGTCTGCAACATCGGCCACTTCGACTCGGAAATCGAAGTCGCTTATCTGACCGGCCGGAAGGATATCCAGAAGATCGAGATCAAGCCGCAGGTCGACCGGTTCGTCTTCCCGGACGGCAAGGGGATCATCATTCTTGCCGAAGGCCGGCTGGTGAATCTGGGCTGTGCGACGGGGCACCCGTCGTTCGTGATGTCGAACAGCTTCACGAACCAGACGCTGGCCCAGCTCGCCCTCTGGACGGAGCCGGACAAGTACGAAGTCGGCGTGCACCGGCTGCCGAAGGAGCTGGACGAAGAAGTCGCCCGGCTGCACCTCGACAAGCTGGGAGTCAAGCTGACGAAGCTGACGCCGAAGCAGGCCGAGTACCTGGGCGTGCCGGTCAACGGCCCGTTCAAGCCGGACCACTACCGGTACTAA
- a CDS encoding DUF2335 domain-containing protein, translating into MSYQGPIPPAHMLEEYEAVVPGSAKQIIEIFVEQARHRMRMEAGVTEGATKRAWSGFSLGVIGLLSGGILVALNHDTAGSLLAGGSLVSLVGVFIFGTNSQRRERLEKHKQAQPKR; encoded by the coding sequence ATGTCCTATCAGGGACCGATTCCTCCGGCCCACATGCTGGAGGAATACGAGGCGGTCGTTCCCGGATCAGCCAAGCAAATCATCGAGATCTTCGTCGAGCAGGCACGCCATCGCATGCGAATGGAAGCCGGCGTGACCGAAGGAGCGACGAAGCGGGCCTGGTCCGGTTTCTCGCTCGGAGTCATCGGTCTGCTGTCCGGCGGCATCCTTGTCGCCCTGAATCACGACACTGCCGGTTCGCTTCTCGCTGGCGGTTCGCTGGTCAGCCTGGTTGGCGTGTTCATTTTCGGCACGAACTCCCAGCGCCGGGAGCGCCTCGAAAAGCACAAGCAGGCTCAACCGAAACGATGA